The Chitinophaga niabensis genome segment GACAAAACTACTTTCCGTGTGTCCGGCGGTTATACTGGTGAAGATGGCATCCTTGTTACCAATAAGGATAAATTCACCCGTTACAACCTGAATACTTACCTCAGTACAGAGCTGACCAAAAACCTCACTGCCAGTGTAAACCTCTTCTACAAGAACAATAAACGCACCACACCCGCTAATTTTAGCGGCATCTTCTATAATGCAGTTACTTATAGTTCTTATACACCAACCGGTTACGGTAAAGCACCAAACGGAGATATTCTGCCTTATAATACACCTAACAATGTAATAAAAACAGAACCTGTTAATACTGCTTTTGGAGATGATATCCGCCTGTTCGGCAAGTTGGAATATAATCCGTTGAATGGCTTGAAGGTAACAGGAGAATATACCTTCAATAAAAGCAATGGGGATAACCGTAGTATACAGGACAAGAACGAATACATCAATGCAGCTACTTACGACAGGCAATTCCTGAATAATAATACCCGTTACACAAGGTCTAACAACCAGGTGAATTACCAGGCACTAAACCTTTACGCCAGCTATACAAAAGCCATCAACAAACATAATGTCACCTTACTGCTGGGCACCAACCAGGAGATCAGCAAACAGGAAAGTTTTACGGTGAACCGGCTCGATGTATTGAGTCCATGGGTGCCTTCCCTTTCTACCAGTACCGGTACTATTGCCGGGGATGATGGTTTCGGGGAATATGCGATCTCCGGGTATTTCGGCCGTATTAACTATGATTACAAGAATAAATACCTGCTGGAAATAAATGGCCGCTTTGATGGTTCCAGCAGATTTCCACCAGGTCACCGTTTTGGCTTTTTCCCTTCCGTATCCGCGGGATGGAATGTAAGTGAAGAAGAATTCATGAAACCCCTGGCGAATATAATGCCGCTCTTTAAACTGAGGGGTTCCTATGGAGAAATAGGGAACCAGGTGGTGAATAAACCAAATACCAATACACCTGATTATTATCCTTACGTGCCGGGTATGGAACCTTATAATGCATCCTGGACAGACCCCGCTACGAACCTGCGTTATGTTTCTCTTTCCATGCCAGCGCTGGTGAGCTCCAGCTTTACCTGGGAAACAGTACGTACGCTTAACTTTGGGGTGGATTTCAGTTTTCTCAGAGGCCGTTTGAACACTTCCTTCGACTGGTTCCAGCGTAATACTTTGAATATGTTAGCGCCCGGAGCAGACCTCCCTGCTACCCTTGGTGCAACAGCTCCTTTGCAAAATGTGGCAGACCTTCAATCCAAAGGTTGGGAATGGGAACTGAGCTGGAAGGACAAGATCAAAGCAGTGAGTTATTCTATCGGCTTCAACCTCTCTGACAGCCGCGCTTACATTACCCGTTACAAGAACCCTGCCGGCCTGCTGATCATTAATTCAGGAACAGGGCAGCTGGACAATTATTACGAAGGGGAAGAGATCGGTGAGATATGGGGATATGTTACGCAGGGATATTTTACAGTAGATGATTTTGAAAAAGGTTCACTGGATGCCACCTTGCAGAAAGGAAAATTATTGCCCGGCATAGCAGGTGTGAAGGGTGTACAGCAGAACCCCGGAGATATCCGTTATGTAGATATAGATGGTAATGGCGAGATCTTTACAGGCAACAATACCCTCGCCAATTCAGGTGACCGCAAAGTAATTGGCAACGCCCGCCGCAGGTTCCAGTTCGGCATATTCGGAAATGCTTCTTACAGCAACTTTGATCTTTCCTTCTTCTTACAAGGCGTAGGTAAAAGAGACCTCTGGTTAAGCAACCAGCTGTACTGGCCTTATCTGAACCAGTTTGGCACACTTTATAAACACAATCTTGATTACTGGACGCCCACGAATCCGAATGGTTTTTATCCAAGAAGTTATCCTGACGGAGCGGGTACTACCGGCACGAGCAGGAATATACAAACCAAATACCTGTCCAATGGTGCTTACCTGCGTGTAAAGAATATCACGCTTGGATATGCAGTGCCCAAAAAACTGCTGCAGCGCGTATTCATCAATAATATCCGCGTGTTTGTATCAGGTGAGAACCTTTTCACTTTTGATCATCTGCCGGATGGCATGGATGCAGAAGCAGATGGTATCTCCGATGGCGGGATCTATCCCTTCATGAAGAAATACAGTTTTGGTATTAATGTAAACTTCTAATCAGCGCAACATGAAACAACTCCTTATCATCATAGCTACGGCACTTCTTCTTCAAAGTTGCACCGGCAAACTTGATCTGCAACCTAAAGATCAGCTCACGGAGAAAACCACTTTTACCAAATACGATAACATTAAAGCATATGCATGGCAGTTCTATGAAGTATTTCCTGCCTATGCTCCGGCGTCTGTCAATAAAGAATTCGATAGCGATCTTTTCCTGAATGCCAATCCCAATTCAGAATCCAACTGGATCTGGCAGCGGATCGTGATCCCTTCCAGCTCCGCAGATTATACAGATCCTTATGCAAGGATCAGGGCGGTGAATATCATGCTGGACAACCTTGACAAGTCTTCTATTTCAGATACGGATAAAGATCACTGGCGCAGTGTGGGTTACTTCTTCCGCGCTTATAACTATATGAACCTGGTGAGTAAATATGGTGATATCACCTGGGTGGAAAAAGCACTTACAGATGGCGATGTAGAGGAACTGTATGCTAAGAGAACTCCAAGAGCAGAAGTAACGCAGAAAATGCTGGAGCAATTGCAATGGGCAGAGCAACATATTAAACCAGCGGGTGACGGCCCCAATACCATCAACGTACATGTGGTGCGTGCGCTGATCTCCCGTTTTGGATTGATAGAAGGCACCTGGCGGAAATATCATAACCTGGGTGACCCCATCCCCTACCTCCGGGCCAGTGCAGATGCCGCGGCTAAACTGATCGCTGCTTTCCCTAACCTGCATCCCAACTACGATGAAGAGTTCAACAGTGAATCACTGGCCAATGTTCCCGGCATCTTATTATACAAACAATATGATCAGACGCAGGTAGTACATACACTTGCTTCCCTGGGCAGGAACTCTGCCGGCAGATGGGACCTCACCAAAAAAGCAGCTGATATGTATCTCATGACGGATGGACAAACGCGCTGGACCAGTCCGCTGTTTGCAGGGGATAAATCTCCTTACACGGAATTCAGGAACCGGGATAAACGTTTATACTATACCGTACCTCCTCCCTTCAAAGTGAAAGTGGTGCATCCCAGCATGAACTGGCAGCCCAGCGATAATCCTGCAGAGAGTGAATACTTTCCTGTTATGGCTGCTATTTCCGGGCCAAAGAACAAAACATTGCCCACACTCAACTGGCAGGGATTGGTGGTACGTTCAGAGCCGCACTATGTAGATTTTAATGACGGGCAGCCTTTCAATGTTACCTATACCGGTTACCGTTTCTATAAGTTCAGCAATAAGATCCAGATGATCCAGAACTTTGATGTGAATGATGCACCGATCTTCCGGATGGGAGAAGTAATGGTGAACTATGCGGAAGCAAAATATGAATTGGGCGAATTTGATCAGGCCATCGCAGATCAGACCATCAACAAACTGCGTACCCGTGCTGGTGTGGCTGCCTTACAAACAGGTGCCATTCCCAATGATCCTACCAGGGATGCTACAATAACTCCTGTACTTTGGGAAATACGCAGGGAACGGGCTATTGAGCTGATGGGAGAATCCTTCCGTTTTGATGACCTCCGCCGCTGGAAGAAAATGGAATATGCTGTAACGCAAAAGCTGGGCAGATGGATCAAAAAGGGAACGGATGTACCAGCCAATAGCATTATCCCTATCCAGAACGGGGCAACGGAAGGATATATTGCCTATGAAAAAGTACCGCCTGCACCATTCCCGGAATATTACTATTTTTATCCGCTTCCATCTAACCAGATTGTACTGAACCCGAACTTAGTTCAAAATCCACAGTGGAAATAAAACGTAAGCATGATGATGAAACTCTTTGCACTGACAGGCATACTGATGATCTCCGGCCTTTCCTTACAGGCACAGAAAAAACCCAATATTGTTTTTATCCTGGCGGACGACCTGGGATACGGTGATCTCGGCGTATACGGGCAAACAAAGATCAAAACACCGAATATAGACCGCCTCGCTAAAAAGGGCATGCGATTTACCCGTTTCTATGCAGGTACCTCTGTATGTGCCCCTTCCCGTTCAGCTTTGCTGACAGGGCAGCATACCGGGCATACTTACGTCCGTGGCAACAAGGAGATCCAGCCGGAAGGGCAGGAACCTTTAGCAGATACTGTTCAAAGCTATGCGTTACTCTTACAACAGGCAGGTTATACTACCGGGGCTTTCGGCAAATGGGGATTAGGTATGGTAGGTACCACCGGTGCGCCGGATAAAAAGGGCTTTGATGTTTTCTTCGGCTACAATTGCCAGCGGCAATCACATCGTTATTATCCTACACACCTCTGGAGCAATAATGAGAAAGTACCGCTGACCGGCAATGATCTTACGCAAAAGAACATCTATGCACCCACATTGATCCAGGAAAAAACATTGGCCTTTATAGAGGATAACAAGAATAAACCTTTCTTCCTCTTTGTTCCCAGCGTATTGCCGCATGCTGAGTTGTCAGGACCGGAAGATCAATATTATAAACAGTACGAAAACAGTTTCGAGGAAACTCCGCACAAAGGCAATGACTACGGACCGAAAGCATTGGTACCGGGTTATGCCTCCGTTGATAAACCACGTGCTACTTATGCTGCTATGGTATCCCGCCTGGATGCTTATGTAGGGCAGATACTGGATAAGCTGGATGCACTCGGCTTATCGGACAATACGATCGTTATCTTCAGCAGCGACAATGGTTCACACCAGGAAGGTGGTGCAGATCCCGTATTCTTCAACAGCTCCGGAGGCCTGCGTGGTAATAAACGGGACCTGTATGAAGGAGGGATCAAAACACCTTTCATTGTAAAATGGCCGGGTAAAGTAAAAGCAGGAAGCGAGAGTAATTTCATCGGGGCTTTCTGGGACCTGATGCCTACGTTTGTTGCTATTACTGGTGCGCCTGCTCCTAAATATACAGATGGTATTTCCTTTCTTCCTACCCTGCTGGGCAAAGGTAAACAGGTGCAGCATACTTATCTCTACTGGGAGTTTCATGAAAGTGGCGGGCGCCAGGCTTTACGGATGGGGAACTGGAAGGGTGTGAAGTACAATGTGAAAGATAGTAATGCGCAGCTGGAGTTATATGATCTGAGTAAAGATCCGAAGGAGCAGCATGATGTTGCTGCGGCGCATCCTGCGGTGGTGAAGCAGGTGAATGATTATATTAAGGCAGCGCATACCGAGAGTGCGGTGTTTCCTTTGATTAAGTAGTTGGCAGGGACCTTGCCGCGCAGCAGAGGGTGGAGTTACTTTTTCTGCGAAGTAAGTTTTGATAGTAGTATAAGAATGGCCCGACCGGGCCATTCTTATTTT includes the following:
- a CDS encoding arylsulfatase, whose product is MMMKLFALTGILMISGLSLQAQKKPNIVFILADDLGYGDLGVYGQTKIKTPNIDRLAKKGMRFTRFYAGTSVCAPSRSALLTGQHTGHTYVRGNKEIQPEGQEPLADTVQSYALLLQQAGYTTGAFGKWGLGMVGTTGAPDKKGFDVFFGYNCQRQSHRYYPTHLWSNNEKVPLTGNDLTQKNIYAPTLIQEKTLAFIEDNKNKPFFLFVPSVLPHAELSGPEDQYYKQYENSFEETPHKGNDYGPKALVPGYASVDKPRATYAAMVSRLDAYVGQILDKLDALGLSDNTIVIFSSDNGSHQEGGADPVFFNSSGGLRGNKRDLYEGGIKTPFIVKWPGKVKAGSESNFIGAFWDLMPTFVAITGAPAPKYTDGISFLPTLLGKGKQVQHTYLYWEFHESGGRQALRMGNWKGVKYNVKDSNAQLELYDLSKDPKEQHDVAAAHPAVVKQVNDYIKAAHTESAVFPLIK
- a CDS encoding RagB/SusD family nutrient uptake outer membrane protein — protein: MKQLLIIIATALLLQSCTGKLDLQPKDQLTEKTTFTKYDNIKAYAWQFYEVFPAYAPASVNKEFDSDLFLNANPNSESNWIWQRIVIPSSSADYTDPYARIRAVNIMLDNLDKSSISDTDKDHWRSVGYFFRAYNYMNLVSKYGDITWVEKALTDGDVEELYAKRTPRAEVTQKMLEQLQWAEQHIKPAGDGPNTINVHVVRALISRFGLIEGTWRKYHNLGDPIPYLRASADAAAKLIAAFPNLHPNYDEEFNSESLANVPGILLYKQYDQTQVVHTLASLGRNSAGRWDLTKKAADMYLMTDGQTRWTSPLFAGDKSPYTEFRNRDKRLYYTVPPPFKVKVVHPSMNWQPSDNPAESEYFPVMAAISGPKNKTLPTLNWQGLVVRSEPHYVDFNDGQPFNVTYTGYRFYKFSNKIQMIQNFDVNDAPIFRMGEVMVNYAEAKYELGEFDQAIADQTINKLRTRAGVAALQTGAIPNDPTRDATITPVLWEIRRERAIELMGESFRFDDLRRWKKMEYAVTQKLGRWIKKGTDVPANSIIPIQNGATEGYIAYEKVPPAPFPEYYYFYPLPSNQIVLNPNLVQNPQWK
- a CDS encoding TonB-dependent receptor, with amino-acid sequence MKLTFLLLIITLQVSATAFSQQVSLKFEQASLKTVFAEISRQTGYHVLFSAELVDKASPVTVHVKEASIDEVLTAILNRQPLSYKIENKLILIGSKTLPSPTDPAPPVRLPVNGKVTDGKGNPIPGVSIQEKGTGNGTVTNEAGEFTINVKNNEAVLIIRFIGFEQQEVKAGTTPLKVVLHEDLTAMSEVVVVGYGSQKKANLTGAVSSVKMEDVLGDRPVSSASQALQGAVPGLQITYGSGQPGASTALNIRGYTSINGGSPLVLVDNVPMDIDDVNPRDIDNITVLKDAAAASIYGARAAFGVILITTKKGKKNQPMKFNYSSNFTFNKPVSLPQKATPIELVKALKDFGTTSYWSGQNVNTWLNLLTEYNQDPGKYPDGEAIINGLRYPLAQTDLYGELFNKGFEQMHNFSFSGGSDKTTFRVSGGYTGEDGILVTNKDKFTRYNLNTYLSTELTKNLTASVNLFYKNNKRTTPANFSGIFYNAVTYSSYTPTGYGKAPNGDILPYNTPNNVIKTEPVNTAFGDDIRLFGKLEYNPLNGLKVTGEYTFNKSNGDNRSIQDKNEYINAATYDRQFLNNNTRYTRSNNQVNYQALNLYASYTKAINKHNVTLLLGTNQEISKQESFTVNRLDVLSPWVPSLSTSTGTIAGDDGFGEYAISGYFGRINYDYKNKYLLEINGRFDGSSRFPPGHRFGFFPSVSAGWNVSEEEFMKPLANIMPLFKLRGSYGEIGNQVVNKPNTNTPDYYPYVPGMEPYNASWTDPATNLRYVSLSMPALVSSSFTWETVRTLNFGVDFSFLRGRLNTSFDWFQRNTLNMLAPGADLPATLGATAPLQNVADLQSKGWEWELSWKDKIKAVSYSIGFNLSDSRAYITRYKNPAGLLIINSGTGQLDNYYEGEEIGEIWGYVTQGYFTVDDFEKGSLDATLQKGKLLPGIAGVKGVQQNPGDIRYVDIDGNGEIFTGNNTLANSGDRKVIGNARRRFQFGIFGNASYSNFDLSFFLQGVGKRDLWLSNQLYWPYLNQFGTLYKHNLDYWTPTNPNGFYPRSYPDGAGTTGTSRNIQTKYLSNGAYLRVKNITLGYAVPKKLLQRVFINNIRVFVSGENLFTFDHLPDGMDAEADGISDGGIYPFMKKYSFGINVNF